In one window of Bradysia coprophila strain Holo2 chromosome X unlocalized genomic scaffold, BU_Bcop_v1 contig_44, whole genome shotgun sequence DNA:
- the LOC119070009 gene encoding uncharacterized protein LOC119070009 isoform X2, with translation MHRTSNLIAFVSIVQVIFLSSPADGHGRLMDPPARNAMWRFGFPNPVNYNDNELFCGGYAVQWEQNSGNCGVCGDAYNFRSPRPHEAGGEYAKGIITRFYSAGQEIDVEVELTANHYGRFEMFLCPNNNPALEATQECFDRYPLTLSGSREHRFYIPSETKKKGTFNYRVRLPPYVTCTQCVLQWTYYTGNMWGKCANGTEAVGCGKPETFRNCADIAITSNTGGLPPIFVGSNNPYLLYYKDLRAPSEQNVFPLVVRDQVCLPTQLYQRIPGMDQWCQQNCLRYPPNCPETVCHCPQSCDAIGELEGRDGADTYCQDACINYPSKCPADRCRCY, from the exons ATGCATAGAACATCAAATTTGATTGCTTTCGTCAGTATTGTTCAG GTCATCTTCTTATCATCACCAGCAGACGGACATGGACGATTGATGGATCCACCAGCCCGTAATGCTATGTGGCGCTTTGGATTTCCCAATCCGGTGAATTACAATGACAACGAATTATTTTGTGGTGGTTATGCCG TTCAATGGGAACAGAATTCGGGAAATTGCGGAGTTTGTGGTGATGCTTACAATTTTCGCAGTCCCAGACCACATGAGGCGGGTGGTGAATATGCAAAAGGAATTATTACACGGTTTTATTCAGCTGGCCAG GAAATCGATGTGGAGGTGGAATTAACTGCAAATCACTACGGTAgattcgaaatgtttttatgtCCAAACAATAACCCTGCCCTAGAAGCAACACAAGAATGCTTTGACCGTTATCCACTTACACTTTCTGGGTCAAGGGAACATCGGTTTTACATTCCCAGCGAAACGAAGAAGAAAGGCACCTTTAA CTATCGAGTTCGTTTACCACCATATGTTACATGCACTCAATGCGTACTTCAATGGACTTATTACACTGGAAATATGTGGGGGAAATGCGCAAATGGAACTGAAGCTGTCGGCTGTGGTAAACCAGAAACTTTCCGAAACTGTGCAGACATTGCGATCACCTCTAATACTGGCGGGCTTCCACCAATCTTTGTAGGAAGTAATAATCCCTACTTGTTGTATTATAAAGATTTACGGGCGCCGTCAGAACAAAATGTATTCCCATTGGTCGTACG GGACCAAGTTTGCTTGCCGACTCAATTGTATCAAAGAATACCCGGAATGGATCAATGGTGTCAACAGAACTGCTTGCGATATCCGCCGAATTGTCCCGAAACGGTTTGTCATTGCCC TCAATCCTGCGATGCAATAGGTGAATTGGAAGGACGTGACGGAGCTGACACATACTGTCAAGATGCGTGCATTAATTACCCATCGAAATGTCCAGCTGACCGATGTCGATGCTATTAG
- the LOC119070009 gene encoding uncharacterized protein LOC119070009 isoform X1: protein MLVFWIIKSNLRYRRMMHRTSNLIAFVSIVQVIFLSSPADGHGRLMDPPARNAMWRFGFPNPVNYNDNELFCGGYAVQWEQNSGNCGVCGDAYNFRSPRPHEAGGEYAKGIITRFYSAGQEIDVEVELTANHYGRFEMFLCPNNNPALEATQECFDRYPLTLSGSREHRFYIPSETKKKGTFNYRVRLPPYVTCTQCVLQWTYYTGNMWGKCANGTEAVGCGKPETFRNCADIAITSNTGGLPPIFVGSNNPYLLYYKDLRAPSEQNVFPLVVRDQVCLPTQLYQRIPGMDQWCQQNCLRYPPNCPETVCHCPQSCDAIGELEGRDGADTYCQDACINYPSKCPADRCRCY from the exons ATGCATAGAACATCAAATTTGATTGCTTTCGTCAGTATTGTTCAG GTCATCTTCTTATCATCACCAGCAGACGGACATGGACGATTGATGGATCCACCAGCCCGTAATGCTATGTGGCGCTTTGGATTTCCCAATCCGGTGAATTACAATGACAACGAATTATTTTGTGGTGGTTATGCCG TTCAATGGGAACAGAATTCGGGAAATTGCGGAGTTTGTGGTGATGCTTACAATTTTCGCAGTCCCAGACCACATGAGGCGGGTGGTGAATATGCAAAAGGAATTATTACACGGTTTTATTCAGCTGGCCAG GAAATCGATGTGGAGGTGGAATTAACTGCAAATCACTACGGTAgattcgaaatgtttttatgtCCAAACAATAACCCTGCCCTAGAAGCAACACAAGAATGCTTTGACCGTTATCCACTTACACTTTCTGGGTCAAGGGAACATCGGTTTTACATTCCCAGCGAAACGAAGAAGAAAGGCACCTTTAA CTATCGAGTTCGTTTACCACCATATGTTACATGCACTCAATGCGTACTTCAATGGACTTATTACACTGGAAATATGTGGGGGAAATGCGCAAATGGAACTGAAGCTGTCGGCTGTGGTAAACCAGAAACTTTCCGAAACTGTGCAGACATTGCGATCACCTCTAATACTGGCGGGCTTCCACCAATCTTTGTAGGAAGTAATAATCCCTACTTGTTGTATTATAAAGATTTACGGGCGCCGTCAGAACAAAATGTATTCCCATTGGTCGTACG GGACCAAGTTTGCTTGCCGACTCAATTGTATCAAAGAATACCCGGAATGGATCAATGGTGTCAACAGAACTGCTTGCGATATCCGCCGAATTGTCCCGAAACGGTTTGTCATTGCCC TCAATCCTGCGATGCAATAGGTGAATTGGAAGGACGTGACGGAGCTGACACATACTGTCAAGATGCGTGCATTAATTACCCATCGAAATGTCCAGCTGACCGATGTCGATGCTATTAG
- the LOC119070007 gene encoding nucleolar protein dao-5 isoform X2 yields MQKQVAHIVGSGGNGGSVLKREPCQKCNLPVFLAERLVLGQKLFHRTCLKCARCQSQLTPGSFYETEVDGEFCCETCPDEEKEFALKERLKGDVTVDDDGNKSFTEKLAIFQTDGKGLLQKSLSDEEKSKSLKRLTEFYSNQDQTYKTNKALSSFINNQVDTDPSVTSTSSIKSDDSSSSSDDESDNEDPPDLPTTKPPTPPCIPDNVSDQTTSLDTSQLNNSKVEIDKDDPQPLKKESPSPNRSSSTINILSENIPLHDEMPADAFHELSNVTKEESKHENQVHADADCAPQIRNKNASGPAVSSMVRSRLSQFETKIGADQQIASKSASKKLDVSEIGDSPNVSHIPADEFEVPAADQIKLISSDVISDIRKYEDDDTKRDEIFERNVKSETDDKCENEVPSNGELGDSIDVDLRKQNEIVETFECEKSENKTNEDELVRRENEIQLDESVDGAPTESNPPDVEFVEIVVPVPRKRNSKNPKDEEETAKPIPVKRGAKAKKASNQTAESNATFEDQPSQKDVNSYPLDLNPFGSDDDDDEENTNTTEVKKIVDKKPEVISSNPFDSSDDEVELEKDSPKKRNVTKDLSKSRMSLNPFGSDTEDDEEEMMDKQKRTPVPTPRKVVTSSLNSTPEPTPRLSRAPYNTNTTCNIYGSEASLSSTNTNIYRTSDLLVKNNYLHGSTNSLASSSGSAHRRKKCRAPLPPAMLAKSSNELSVSKENSPTHSTRTSPSPRKKRPAPAPPSSTPKYALQSIPSIVAGSLSDLTTDETIYVTAVDTTVVDGDTFTPKDCSTDTTTEESLTNDNITTMRLIPLEASLLEDSQKNSADHRSVDESDSVVFRRRIVPYTSDSATDDSANYNDKSMNVTDDLVEHNARQWQKMKENKETQNKNRQSQISLSSPEPDHIYSNKSSYGKWKRRKGPAPALPVPPRKILQMVPLQEIRHELEVIEVQQLGLEKQGVMLEKMIRERCEGTDPQFNEFGEPQLPPDTPNTKEVEDLILQLFELVNEKNELFRRQAELMYLRRQHRLEQEQADIEYEIRVLMAQPERNKTDCDKAREEALITRLVEVVQLRNEVIECLEMDRLREAEEDQSIKQRLELHTAKRDVELSKQTPTKLSKKEKKKQKESKKLFKQKKMDADKDADDTEIQTEKAKKKKRKFLF; encoded by the exons ATGCAGAAACAG GTGGCTCACATAGTGGGAAGTGGTGGAAATGGTGGCAGTGTCCTGAAACGTGAACCTTGTCAGAAATGTAATCTACCGGTTTTTCTAGCCGAACGCTTAGTGCTGGGCCAAAAATTATTCCATCGAACGTGTTTGAAGTGTGCCCGATGTCAGTCCCAATTAACGCCAGGCAGTTTCTACGAAACCGAAGTTGACGGTGAATTTTGCTGTGAAACCTGTCCGGACGAAGAGAAAGAATTTGCGCTGAAGGAACGACTCAAAGGCGATGTCACTGTCGACGATGATGGAAACAAATCGTTTACCGAAAAATTGGCAATATTTCAGACGGATGGTAAAGGATTGTTGCAGAAATCGTTGAGTGATGAAGAGAAATCTAAGAGCCTTAAACGATTGACCGAATTCTACAGTAATCAGGATCAAACGTACAAGACAAACAAAGCGTTAAGTAGTTTCATTAACAATCAAGTGGACACTGATCCGTCAGTCACTTCCACATCATCGATAAAATCGGATGATTCTAGTTCGAGTTCGGACGACGAATCAGACAATGAAGATCCACCCGATTTGCCCACAACGAAACCACCAACACCGCCATGCATACCTGACAACGTAAGCGATCAAACCACATCACTAGACACATCACAATTAAATAATTCTAAGGTGGAAATTGATAAAGATGATCCACAGCCGCTAAAAAAAGAGTCTCCGTCGCCGAATCGTAGCAGTAGcacaattaatattttaagCGAAAATATACCATTACACGATGAAATGCCTGCAGACGCATTTCATGAATTATCGAATGTTACCAAAGAGGAAAGCAAACATGAAAATCAAGTACATGCGGACGCTGATTGTGCGCCacaaattcgaaataaaaatgctAGTGGCCCGGCAGTCAGCAGTATGGTAAGATCTCGTTTAAGTCAGTTCGAAACAAAAATCGGTGCTGATCAACAGATTGCTAGTAAGAGTGCGAGTAAAAAATTAGATGTAAGTGAAATTGGCGACAGTCCGAATGTCTCTCATATTCCGGCTGATGAATTTGAAGTGCCTGCTGCcgatcaaattaaattgataagTAGTGACGTTATTAGTGATATTAGGAAATATGAAGATGATGACACGAAACGagatgaaatttttgagagaaaCGTAAAAAGTGAAACAGATGACAAATGTGAAAACGAAGTACCGTCGAATGGTGAACTCGGTGACAGTATTGATGTCGATTTGAGGAAGCAAAACGAAATTGTAGAAACATTTGAATGTGAAAAATCTGagaataaaacaaatgaagacGAACTGGTGCGACGAGAAAACGAAATCCAATTAGACGAAAGTGTAGACGGTGCACCAACGGAATCCAATCCGCCTGACGTTGAATTCGTAGAAATAGTCGTGCCAGTACCTAGAAAAAGAAACTCAAAAAACCCaaaagacgaagaagaaaCTGCGAAACCTATTCCCGTCAAACGAGGTGCTAAGGCGAAAAAAGCCTCCAACCAAACAGCCGAAAGTAATGCAACCTTCGAAGATCAACCTTCGCAGAAAGATGTCAATTCGTATCCGCTTGACTTGAACCCATTCGGAAGCGATGACGATGATGACGAAGAAAACACCAACACAaccgaagtaaaaaaaatcgtcgacAAAAAGCCAGAAGTGATAAGCAGCAATCCGTTTGACAGTTCCGATGATGAGGTGGAACTCGAGAAGGATAGTCCCAAGAAACGTAACGTTACGAAGGATCTTAGCAAGTCCAG AATGAGTTTGAATCCATTTGGAAGTGATACGGAAGACGACGAGGAAGAAATGATGGATAAACAGAAACGAACGCCCGTACCGACACCTAGGAAAGTTGT AACCTCATCGCTGAATTCAACACCAGAGCCAACACCACGATTATCACGCGCCCCGTACAACACAAATACAACGTGCAACATTTACGGAAGTGAAGCGTCTCTATCGTCGACAAACACAAACATCTACAGAACAAGCGATTTGTTGGTGAAAAACAATTACCTTCACGGCTCTACCAATTCGCTTGCATCATCGAGTGGAAGTGCACATCGACGGAAAAAATGCAGAGCACCGTTACCTCCGGCAATGCTAGCGAAGAGTTCAAATGAGTTGTCTGtgtcaaaagaaaatagtCCTACCCATAGCACACGAACGAGTCCAAGTCCGAGAAAGAAACGGCCTGCACCCGCTCCACCTAGCTCAACACCGAAATATGCGCTTCAATCCATTCCGTCTATTGTGGCTGGCAGTCTTAGCGACCTGACAACCGATGAAACAATTTACGTGACCGCAGTCGATACTACTGTCGTAGATGGAGACACTTTCACACCCAAAGACTGTTCCACAGACACCACCACCGAAGAATCGTTGACGAatgacaatattaccaccatGCGATTAATTCCACTGGAAGCCAGTCTTCTTGAGGATAGTCAAAAGAATTCCGCCGATCATAGAAGTGTCGATGAAAGTGACAGTGTTGTTTTCCGGCGACGAATCGTACCGTACACATCCGATTCGGCAACCGATGATAGTGCCAACTACaatgacaaatcaatgaaTGTTACCGACGACCTTGTCGAGCATAATGCACGCCAGTGGCAAAAGATGAAAGAAAACAAGGAAACCCAAAACAAGAACCGTCAAAGCCAAATCTCGTTATCGAGCCCCGAACCCGATCATATCTATTCCAACAAATCGTCGTACGGTAAATGGAAACGACGAAAAGGACCAGCGCCCGCATTGCCCGTTCCACCAcggaaaattttgcaaatggTTCCACTACAAGAGATCCGTCACGAATTGGAAGTGATCGAGGTGCAACAGTTGGGCCTGGAAAAGCAAGGCGTCATGTTGGAGAAAATGATCCGGGAGCGGTGTGAAGGTACCGATCCACAATTCAACGAATTTGGCGAACCACAGCTGCCGCCCGACACACCAAATACGAAAGAAGTTGAGGACTTAATTTTGCAGTTATTCGAATTGGtcaacgaaaaaaacgaaCTGTTCCGGCGGCAGGCTGAATTAATGTATCT CCGTCGTCAACACAGGTTGGAACAAGAGCAAGCCGACATCGAATACGAAATCAGAGTATTGATGGCACAACCAGAACGAAATAAAACGGATTGTGATAAGGCGAGAGAAGAAGCACTCATCACCAGATTGGTTGAG GTTGTTCAACTCAGAAATGAAGTCATTGAATGCCTCGAAATGGATAGACTACGGGAAGCTGAAGAAGATCAG AGCATTAAGCAACGATTGGAATTGCATACAGCTAAGCGAGACGTCGAGTTAAGTAAGCAAACGCCAACCAAACTGtcgaaaaaagagaaaaagaagCAGAAGGAATCAAAGAAATTGTTCaagcaaaagaaaatggaCGCAGATAAG GATGCAGATGATACGGAAATACAGACGGAGAaagcaaaaaagaagaaaaggaaatttttgttCTGA